The following DNA comes from Quercus robur chromosome 1, dhQueRobu3.1, whole genome shotgun sequence.
ccggtttggcgcggacctgatccttccatttcttacagtttcacttgtcgagacacaagttcttcccacagacggtgccaattatAGGGACGGTTTTTGGAGGCCCATGCCCAGCAAGcaagtggttctggcccaaaagaccttggacaatgaatttgtagagagcgggttacagaactagggtTGGACGAAGTGAACGTTAATTAGTTATATGCCATGCAATAGTCTGAACGTGagaatatttaatttatgttcACAGGATaccggtccgaggagacgtatgaGTGCACCTCTTGCTCTGATTAAAGATTACAGAAttctttaatctctctctctctcttttccctcTAAATTTTCTgatcccttcttcatggggatttccttctcttatatagcctccttaaattgataagagccttacacttgttaaccatctggactTTCACTtaagtgcctgtcccatcggacatccaccttatctttctgtgagttgcactggccaatgtaacactgttcgcctgtcttctccacattaatgcggctgaaaaagtagcttccttgcatttaatgcagcAGTTGTGGCTTCTCCCTGGACGTCTTacattttcctctttcctgCTGTGTGAGGCTCATCCTACTACCCACGTTTGTCTGGGATGGTTCTTCACTGTGGAGGGGGCGCACATTGGGCCCATATTTGtgtgtccgaggagacattcctcctcggatgtCTTTTAAAATAAACTGGGCTTAACAGGATTGGGCCAGAAGTCTTTTGGTCTCCCTTTTCCCTTTTGGTCATGGTTGGGCTCCGTgcggggcccaaggcccattgttgactttgggaattttacccctaCAGCATCAACTCAAAATAAACTGAAATAGACCAAAATGGATAGAATGCCAATATGTAATTAGGATAACtaagattgtgttttgatataaattcaaattcttacttccaaaataatcttctttttttattataaaaacttccaaaataatcaagtattagctcaaataaaaatcaaaccaaaactctgagagagagagagagagagaataaccactttttcaacaaaaaatgtgagagaaaataataaaaagtttatagaaaataatatgagaagaaaaaaaaaagtaaaaaaaaaaaagtaataaacaccaaattatccaactcatgttatgttatgtaataaaataatattatattcttatatactatttttataatgtaataggataacatctatgaaatttaagagaagaaaaaagttaaCAACTTAATCatcaacccaaaatagagttccaaataatacaaaaattcatcaacctaaagtagagatgcaagaaaaaaaaatctaccaaaaaatggagaaaatgttttgacaaagagagagagaaataaccttttgtgtgtgcatgagaaaaatatgtatagaatgagagagagaaaattgtaaatttatagtaagaggaggggaataagaaaaaaaaaaaggaaaataagtgGATAGAGACcagaaaaagtgatattaaggtagatgGTAGTGGggaaatgaaaaggtaaaaggaatgagaaaagtttgagaaagtataataataaaattgtaaattgataaaaaaattaaaaaataagagaaagaatATTGAAAATGGGTGGATGATGTGGCCACTGATGTGGCTCAATAGTAGTGTAGCAACAATAATTGTTATCctttagcttttagatatatcTAAATttgatttacaaatttttagttattacatttgcccaaagtttggattaaaattaAATCAGTAGGGTTCTGCCAAATAAACAGTATCTCACTTGTgtggggtatttttttttttttctctatagaTTTTTCTTCCTCCATTTTTCTTGTACGGATGCTGAGAAACTACAAGAAGAAACCCAAGAAGACATACTCTTTATTCTCAAATTTGTAAAGGAAATTAACCAATTTCGTAAGAtaaggtaaaaattaaaaaggttaaaaaagtttttgatcGAAACGTACTGACCAAAAATGAACGCTTCAAGTTTCAATCTCAACCCCATAAAGAGGAGAATTGCATGGGAGGAAGATTGATGGGAAATCTAGGTAACTAATTTAATTTTCCcaactatttagttagtagttaagtttgaaaactatattttttactagcatctcgagtctaaaagactcgatttagagcctataaatcgagtttttgggACTCGATTTCTATTGATTGATCATGCTcgatgtggattttttttcacGTGGCGCCTACTTGGAAATAGAGTCTCCAAGACTTGATTtctaacccaaaattttttaaaaaaattttaagtctcATGGACAAGCTGAAAtgcccaaaaacaaatttaagaaatcTCAAACACATCAATCCCAAAGACTTAGATCAGAGGGAGACAAAGAGCTTAGAGGCAGAGAAAGACTCAGATCAGAGGGAGATAAAGAGCTCAGAGGCAAAGAAAGActcagatcagagggagagaaagagttgGCTCGCGCTGCCTGGGTTGTGTGTGGCCTGGGCTCGCGCTGCATGGGCTCGCGCGGCCTGGGTCTGCCTGGGTCGCGCACGGTGGTCTGAAGCCGATCTGAAGCCACCCACTTCGATCTCGATCTCTCTTtctgtttctggtttttttttttttttttctctactttcttCTTTGATGTTCTGGTGTTCCTCtgtgatttgtttttatttataagggttagaaatcgagtcttagagactcaatTTCCATGTAACCATGtggaaaaatatgccacatcggAAGTAATTAgagcatagaaatcgagtttttgaTGTTCAATTTATAGGCTAAAAtcgagtctaaaagactcgagatgctagtaaataatatagttttgtaACTAAAATTACTAACTTAATGGTTGGAAAATTATGACTAATTATCCATTTCGTCCAAGATTGACCATCTTTGCCGCCTTTCTGTTGCAATTTCCACCTCATCTGTCCCATTATGAAACTTGTTTGACTTTTTGGTCTTGTCTCAATCTATAATAAATGACTCGTATGCTTTTCTCAATCACGGAAATATGGGACCTGTGCAGGTAATGCAGcttttatctttctttgtaatatgtttctcaaaattatacccaaaaaaaaaaaaaaaactttctttgtAATCTCCATTGCCACCATCCATCGTTGACTATGAGTTGTGACTCATTGGTTCCATCATCCATGCAGCATGTCTTTGATCAAttctacttttaatttttatttcagcAAGTCatgttttcaatgtttttgttattgttttgaCCAAAGTTTTTGTTCCTAAcaacataaatttatatataaattacaattcataatttatgcaataataattaatataatgatatttcactaaatttttatttaccaTAAAATTAATGAACAAGTTAAAAGTTATTACCTCATTAATACTTCAAAGTAATTTTATATCATGAGAGATAAATTATCGTCAATTTCTTGAGTCTGAGGTATAAAAGATCCTTGTTAAATCCACCAAAGTgagccaataaaaaaataaaaaaattaggtggtacaaaaattataaatttttaggaATTGTTAATACCACCATAATCTAGACCTTTTGCCAAGTTGtgtatgagaagaaaaaaattactttagtCAAAGGTTTAGATAAACATCGAGAGGGATGAGACAAATAAACCGTCTGAGGATACCCACTTAGGGCTTGGAGGTCCCAAAAGCTAGGTTCAAAGGAAAGAACTAATTATAAGTTTGAATAAAAtgcactaattaaatttatttttgagtacAAGTACTCTGGTCCCTCCCTATGGTGTAAGTGCAAGTATCTCATAGCGTTATATAAGacgaattttttattaaaaactctCAATGTGGTCTATAGCTCTTATGCGAGGGATGTTAAAGTTAGGAGAGCATACTTGATAAACACACCTAAGTGAACATGGAAGTGAGTCCGCTTCCTATGAGAATATGGCTAATTATTTAAGTTGCTCATGAAAACTAGGATCAAGCACAAGGCTGTAATGTGCTGGCTTGAAAACTCGTGATAGAGTATTGAAATATTATGTGTATGATGAAAAGTCATAGTTCCAGACATTGTTCATTATTGACTTAATTTGGAACAATATTGCTAAAACACTAAATTAGGGTTCAAGCTATTGGCACCCTCATTATGTATGGTATTCTATCTTACCCAAAAAGGTCTTATATGTACTTaactataattttataaaaataattgggGGATTGTTGgactatttttataaaatgtattttaattattgattaaatattcatttaagTGATTTTTAATGTCAGATAATGCCATGTATTATAACAAATGGTATTCATATACGTTATTTGTAACTAGTTATTAATTATAtagtgggtttcagttagttcaattggtaaagtttctgatggttgtataagagatttggagttcaatcccagcctataccaaaaactaattagtgtcttgatctgatgataaagagctattattagGAGCGTacgctataagttgaaactctttaaaaaaaaagctattaactatataattatttctttatataaaaaaaaaactatataattatTGGCTTACCGTTGGTGTATTACAATGACTTACCATGACAATTTACTATTAAATTGATTAATCAAAGCTactaaaaggaaaagtaaattATATATAGTAATTTCCAATCAAACAAGATATTAAATGGATGGATTTACTAGTCCATATAAGGCCTATATTTCCGATCATAATGAGATCTTCTAATTGTTTCATCTCACACTTCTATGTGATAGAAAAATTTGTCTAAATACTTTGCTCAATCaaattttctctcctctcttggaaaaatatattttcctttatattatatttctgcgttaagaaaatattatattttagaacTTCTTAGCTTACAAGTGGtgtatttgttaggatatatagCTTGGTAGTTAGGTTTGTTGTATTCTGAGAACAGCACACAAAATTATATTGTCTTGAGAGAGTGATTTGGTTCGCCCCTCAACTCTGCCACCTTAAACTCATGAAATTGGCggtaattttgttatatttctaTGAGATGATTTTGAAGTGAGGTAACATCTCAACTTGCTTTCTAATTTTATGGTAAATACAATTTTAGTGAAATAtgattatataaattattaattgtaatttatttattaatttatgttaTTAGGAACAACTTAAAAACTCTGAGAAAAATTCTTTGTAAGAAATCTCTGTAcatttttaaatcttattgaTTGACGAAAGATAAACCAAACCTAATTGGCCTCTATTcctctaattattttttaaaacacatttccttcaattttcattttctctatTCATTAAGATTGTCTTTCTAGGAAATctctgcattttttttccttacaattaGTGAAGGAAGAAAGATTCGAACACAAGTTCTTAGCAATGTTACTGAGTTACGTTATTCTTGACAAGTTCTAACTTCTAATAAACTCTAAGTTGCATTGCATAAATAGCAATGTTACTGAGTTACACTATTCTTGACAAGTTGTTCTAACTTCTAATACACTCTAAGTTGCATTGCATAAAAAAAGTGCACAATTACAAAGCTGCGGTGGAATAAAAGGAAGGTATTACTCTCAGTTCTTCTGGCCCGCGAACATCTTTCCAGTGAGACCACAGGTAAGACCCTCATTAGGTATCGTACTCAAACGATCAACTCCTTCAGCAAAGACCACACCCATACCCATATGCAAATGAGGTTCAATGTGGCAATGGAAGGCCCATACTCCTGGATTATCAGCCACAAATCTTAAAGCTGTCCATCCATATGGGAAAATGATTGCAGAGTTCCTCAACGGTGGATTCTTCAAGTTCAGTTTCTTCTCATCCTTGTCTGCAGAAAATTTCCCATCACCATACCCCAACACCCAAAAATCATGACCATGCAAGTGCCAGGGGTGTATTTCACTAACATTGGCATTCAATGCATTGGCATTTTGAAGTATCACGTCCACTGTAGTATTGAAACCTAGCATGTAAACCCCATTTCCATAAGTTGAGTTAGGATTCACTGGTGGTTTCGTCACATCATAATTAATGCTATCAAAGTTCTCTGGTGGGTTCTTTTGGTCAAAAgcatttttaaaaccatatttTATGGAGCCCAAGTAAGGTGTAGGTGGTAAGACTAAGGACACATTGTTTAGTGCCCACTTGGTATATccattgattttgttttgagtGTTGAGGAGGATGATCCTACGGTCATGGTTTACAGGAGGCTTTGGGGTCCCCATGTGAGCAAGAATTTTGTTGGTGAAGGCTTTGCTGTGGTTATAATCATTCCATACAGGAGTGATTGGAGGTGCAGAAATGGGAAGCTTTGAGGCTGAATTCGGTTTGTAATTTAGGATGGTAAGGCCTTGAGGGGTTTGAGGAAGCCTTCCTCTTACACCTATCGAAAGCCAGTAGTTATTGGAAGGGTCTTGGTTTGTGGTTAATAGGACTGAGTAGCTCTCGCCGGAGTATATGTCTAAGTCATCAACCTCAAATGGTTGGACGTAGTTCCCGTCGGCTTCCACCACCAGCATTTTGTGATTCTAGATGcaacaatgaacaaaaatgtgTAAGTTTTTTTGTTAGAGCTGAGAAAGTTTACAGTTTAACAGTAAAGAGATTGAAAAGCCAGGAAAATACATACAATAATATTGTGTGTCTAAGTCTAGGAAGTAGAGAGAATTGTTTTTTACgataaaaatgataataaatattgatttcatatgaaaataatgttattcaaattataatttgtcaCGTCTGTtatgaaaataattataaaaatgattgTCCTTGTCTTTTTATCTTCGCTCATCTAACCAATAGTTTAGCTAAGTCTCTCCCAAAACTAATAAACGGCAGGTTATCTTGAATTGGGGATGTGCTAGCTATGTCTGCCCTTTCATCTAAAAAATTACTAGTCACAATTAAACACATCAATATAATTCTTTATATAGTCCATCTAAACTTAATACATGTATGATATAGACCTAAGATATGTATTCGAACAATACCTTCATTGCCTAAATCCAAatacgatatatatatatatatatatgagcaatTACAAGTCATTCATCTATCAAGTGGCTGTTAATTCTTTTCTTAGAAACATATCATAATTTCTCCAATTGATTAAATAATATTCCCTAAATTATTAAAGTTTGGATTCTCTACATAATATATATTCCAAGGCatgttttggaggtattttcgTAGTTAGAAGATTGACGGTATCTTCTGATTATTGTAAagggtttcaagggtattttagagattttgggaaAGTTTTTGATTATTCTGTAGGCTTTGagatattaattttgattattttagaagttttaaaAGTACTTTAGTTATTTTGTAAGTTTTAAGGGGAAATCCTTGAAGGTTGTTTGGTTGGTTGatatgaaattatgaataataattagttttttttttttagttcgccGAGGGGAAGTTTAGATACTCGATGTCTCGattggaaaaattaaaatatgtcaATTGAGTGAGATTTACAAATCTCTTAACAACAATAGTTAGTTAAACGAGTATATACTCCGACCAAACCACATCTATACCCTACTTATTTTGCCACCCCGACTATTCCCAATAATCCTATTCTTTGTGCATTTTATGTTGCTTCATGGGAAAGCATCTAGTATTGATGCAAAGCAGGCATGCACTAAAATATTCCTGGTACGAACATTAAGCAACCacatgcattttctttttctttttgctacaGAGGTAGCACACATTTTCAGAGTTGTATAGGACTCAAATGCATTCAAATTTTGAGACATGCCAAAGTAGTATAAGCCAATTTTCGACACCTACTCCACGATTATTTGCCCCCACCCACTCCACATTCCAAATCCTTTTAAACAAGCCATGTGttcaccaaaataaaaattgaaaggaatggaaaaaaaaaacacttaaaaattataattaagtgATCATTAaattcatcatatatatatatatatttctaaactTTTTAGATAATTAATAAGTTatcataatattaaaataaatgatagttttaaaaattaaggcgTTAGGTATTAAAATTAATAGTTTAAGACAGATATGTAATTTCATGCAAAAAAGATATCTATTATGTAAAACACAGGTGTTATATATTTTGACACCTAAATGATTGGAAAACAATTTATGCTTTCAGAAATCTTAATAGATAGGCATGGCTTAAtgaaatgtttttgttttgtgggttGTTTACATAAAATACTAGTTGGTGTTCATATGAATTTGTAGAACCTAATTAGGTCTAAGTACATCCTATATGGGTTTCTCAATGACAGAGTCAAAGATTTTAGTGTAGACGACAACTATACAagactaaataaaaatttggtaaCATATTTTATCACTACAAAGCATACTCTATTTAGGTTTGGCCGTTTTTGGTGGGGGTCAAGGGGCAATTTTGGTCAACCTATTGTTATGTGAAACTATAGGGATACATTCATCCCTTGTTTTAAGAGCATTTTAAAGGATTCCAAAATTTGGTGCACATAAAAGTTGTATAAAATTTATGGTAGACTATATATTCTAGTTAGTTTAATTAGTGAATCTTTTGTTATTAAATAggagattcaaaaaaaaaaaaaaaattgatgtacTCATacatctattaaaaataaatttcatcgtattaaaaaacaacaaaagtaaataattaagaaaaaagctATATCTATaacattaattttataatattttcacaacactgttgttattggttctaatttgattttacaatttaaattatttttttgtccacctataacaattaataataacttaccacctattatttgttgtaaaagtgttataaaaatattataaatataacatttctcaataattcattttaaaatttttttataaaaaattgaaaaaactgtctaaaaaattaatcaattttttccttttccataAAAAATCTACTAAACTGGTTTACTAAGCTATATGATAAGTTAGTAAATATTAATCCGGCCCGATAAACAAACATTTTCTAGCGTTCCTTTCACTTTTTGACCTATTTTAACTAGTGGAGTCGGTTTGGTGGTGCAGTTGCAACATGACTTCGTTATCACCTTGTcgtttcatttattattattctttgtttgttttattttattttgggactCAGGAGTAAGTGACCATTTCATTTCAGGGGAAGCTATcagtgggttgtgggttgtgagTTGTGAACCATATATCAATGCCAATGACATGCAAAGGAAATGACAAATGCGCATCTGGTCCAGTAGTACACTGCGAAAGTGATAAGACACACGGTATGTGTCACCTCTGCAAAGCCAACAAGCTAGCATGTCATCGGCTAAAATGGCTGTACTCACTTCACATGTATTCTGCCACAAATACCAAGCTTCCACCACCACTGATGATTACACCAAATCACCAATAGAGATTTGGATACAACTAATTGATGTAAAAAAACAGTTGCATGGGTCCCTAGCATTATATACTATTATTACACTTCCACTCAAAAGCAATATAATAtaagatttgttttttaattactccatttttttttactactttggTAATAGTAGGACACACTCCGTCTAATTCCCAAATTTATATTcccaaatttatattttgtttatttgttaacTCTTGATTGAATTTTAACTCTTTTAAGTATATAGGGTGGACTCAcgtaaaaaatgttaaaatttaattaagagTTGATGTATAAATATGACGCGGGTTGGGGTGTGTTCTTAGCATTACTATTGCATATTTTACTTCTCtatattataattatcttttgattaccataatttttttttgattaaattattacttaaatgctttgatgattttgttgttgaaattaatgctttgattttttttttttttttttatacaagataaaaaatttactctaacttaatctaagtgtatatatgtgtgaagtttTCTTTTAGATATTTGAATCTCGCCCCTT
Coding sequences within:
- the LOC126718981 gene encoding L-ascorbate oxidase-like, which codes for MGTTCGLTIDPIYRYVRALVICFILLPCIQLSLGAKTRHFKWEVEYKYWSPDCIENIVMAINGQFPGPTIRAKVGDTISVELTNKLSTEGVVIHWHGIHQIGTPWADGTASISQCAINPGETYNYRFKVDKPGTYFYHGHLGMQRSAGLYGSLIVDLAEGEKEPFYYDGELNLLLSDWWHKNTHDQEIGLFTNPFRWVGESQSLLINGRGQYNCSLAAKFSSNTSISQCKLRGTEQCAPKILHVLPDKTYRLRLASATSLASLNLAIGNHKMLVVEADGNYVQPFEVDDLDIYSGESYSVLLTTNQDPSNNYWLSIGVRGRLPQTPQGLTILNYKPNSASKLPISAPPITPVWNDYNHSKAFTNKILAHMGTPKPPVNHDRRIILLNTQNKINGYTKWALNNVSLVLPPTPYLGSIKYGFKNAFDQKNPPENFDSINYDVTKPPVNPNSTYGNGVYMLGFNTTVDVILQNANALNANVSEIHPWHLHGHDFWVLGYGDGKFSADKDEKKLNLKNPPLRNSAIIFPYGWTALRFVADNPGVWAFHCHIEPHLHMGMGVVFAEGVDRLSTIPNEGLTCGLTGKMFAGQKN